The following proteins are co-located in the Callospermophilus lateralis isolate mCalLat2 chromosome 8, mCalLat2.hap1, whole genome shotgun sequence genome:
- the Fabp2 gene encoding fatty acid-binding protein, intestinal: MAFDGTWKVNRNENYDKFMEKMGINMVKRKLAAHDNLKLVITQEGNRFTVKESSNFRTIDIVFELGVAFAYSLADGTELSGAWSLEGNKLVGRFKRVDNGKELNTVREITGDELIQTYMYEGVEAKRIFKKE, encoded by the exons ATGGCATTCGACGGTACTTGGAAAGTGAACCGGAATGAGAACTACGACAAGTTCATGGAAAAAATGG GGATCAACATGGTGAAGAGGAAGCTTGCAGCTCATGACAATCTGAAACTGGTCATCACACAGGAGGGGAACAGATTCACAGTCAAAGAGTCCAGCAACTTCCGAACCATTGACATTGTGTTTGAACTTGGCGTTGCCTTTGCTTACAGCCTAGcggatggaactgaactcagt GGGGCCTGGAGCCTTGAGGGAAATAAACTTGTAGGAAGATTCAAACGCGTAGACAATGGAAAGGAACTGAATACTGTCCGAGAAATCACAGGCGATGAGCTCATCCAG ACCTACATGTATGAAGGAGTAGAAGCCAAGAGGATCTTTAAAAAGGAATGA